From the genome of Streptomyces sp. SID8374:
ATCACGCCTATTACCCCGACGAGCGGGTGATCCGGGTGTCGATCACCGAGGGCCGGGCGAAGACCCGCAACCTGCGGCGTGACCCCCGCGCGAGCTACCACGTCACCAGCGACGACCGCTGGGCCTGGACCGTCGCGGACGGCACCGCCGAGCTGACCCCGCCCGCCGCCGAACGGGACGACGCCACGGTGGAGGCCCTGATCACGCTGTACCGCGATGTGAAGGGCGAGCACCCGGACTGGGAGGACTACCGGCGGGCCATGGTCGAGGACGGCAGGGTGCTGCTCACACTCCGCATCGACCACGTCTACGGACAGCCGCGTGGCTGAACCGCCACCGAACGGATCGCGGCGGGGTCCCGGTGGGGGTCCCGCCCGCCGTGTGCCGGGTTCCGGCGGCCGCGTGCCGGGTCCCGCCGTCCGGGGCGGCTGCCCCGTTCACCTTCCTCTTCTCGCCCTGTCGGACAGTCCGACGATAATGAGACGACACCGACTCCCCCAGGAGATGTTGTGACCGGCGCCGACTACTTTGTCCCCTTCCGTACGAAACTGCGTTCGATGCGCTCCGAACCCTTCGGGGCCGATCCCGCCGGAGCGCGGATGCAGCGCATCCTCAGCTCGCCGAACTTCGCCGACGGAGTGTTCCAGAACCCGCTGGGGGCCCGCACCAGGCCGTCCGGGTCCGGGCTGGAGTTCGCCAAGGTCTACTTCCAGAAGGAGCAGCGGATCCGCAGGGCGCCGGCGGGCCCTGTCCCGGTCCATGCCACCACCCTCGCGGACCTGGCCGCACCGCCCGCCACCGGGCTGCGGCTGACCTGGATGGGCCACTCCAGCGTCCTCGCCGAGATCGACGGCCGCCGGGTCCTGTTCGACCCGGTGTGGGGCGACCGGTGTTCCCCGTTCCCGTTCGCCGGACCCAAGCGCCTGCACCCGGTGCCGGTGCCGCTGGCCGCGCTCGGCTCCGTCGACGTGGTGGTGATCTCGCACGACCACTACGACCACCTCGACCTGCCGACGATCCGCGCGCTGGCGGGCACGGACACCGTCTTCGCCGTGCCGCTCGGGGTCGGCGCCCATCTGGAGCGCTGGGGAGTGGCACCCGCCCGGCTGCGCGAGCTGGACTGGAACGAGACCGCCGAGGTCAACGGCATCAGCCTCACCGCCACGCCCGCCCGCCACTTCTGCGGCCGCGGCCTGCGGAACAACCAGCACACCCTGTGGGCCTCCTGGGCGGTCTCCGGCCCGGAGCACCGGATCTACCACAGCGGCGACACCGGCTACTTCCCCGGCTTCCGGGACATCGGCGCCGAGCACGGCCCCTTCGACGCCACGATGATCCAGATCGGCGCCTATTCGGAGTACTGGCCGGACATCCACATGACCCCCGCCGAGGGGATGCGGGCGCATCTGGACCTCCAGGGCGGACGCCCGCACGGGGTGATGCTGCCGATCCACTGGGGCACCTTCAACCTCGCCCCGCACGCCTGGGCCGAGCCCGGCGAGTGGACCAAGGACGCGGCCGAGGAGGCCGAGCAGGCGGCGGCGTTCCCCCGCCCGGGCGAACCCTTCGAACCTGCCGGAACGCTCCCGGTGGAGCCCTGGTGGCGGGCCGTCTCCGCACCGATGGCCGCCCCGCAGTGGCGTACGGCGGCACCGGACGCGGTCCCGGGCGGCGCACCGGTCGCGCGGCGCGACCTCGATGTGGCCGGGGAGCGCTGACGGCGGGAGCCGGAGAGCAGTGACAGCGGGAAGCCGGGGGTGTGGTGACCGTTCGGGAGCCGGGCGGGCACCCGCCCCCGGCTCCCGAACGGACCAAGCCCTAGCCGCTCTCCGCCGGCGCAGGCTTGCGGGCCGGTTCGCGCTCGTCGGTGAGTGCGGGCGGCATGGGCGAGGGTCCGCCCGCCGAGGTGCAGGTCTCCTCGCCCCTGATCACTCCGCAGGCCCGCGCGGAAGCCGGGTAGGGCGCCTCCACCATGGGGGAGTAGGTGTCGTTCTCGTACGTCACCGAGCGCTCGTTGCGGGCTCCTCGGGGCCCCTCCACCCTGGCGGTGTCATCGACATGGGCATCGGTGATGCGGGCCCAGGCGGACCGGCAGCGAGGGCTGTAGCGCAGTTCGATGTAGGTGCGGCCCGACCAGGTCGCGGCAGCCGTCCAGGCCCCGATATGGCAGCCCGTCCGCTGGGAATCCTTGTCGCGGCATTCGAATTCCAGGCATTGGGGTTCGCCCGCCGCCTTCTCCCGGTTCTGCCCCTCCGCCTCGGTCCCGCCGAATATCCAGCCGCCGATCAGTATTCCGGCCACCAGCGCCGTGCAGGCGGAAATCGTGGAGACGAGGGTCGTTCGCGTGCCGAATGCCCGGGACCTCGGAGGCTTGTCCACCGGCGGAGCCGCCTCCGCCGACCCCTCTCGCCCTGAGGTCTCCGGCGGTACGTCCTTATCGGGGGCAGCCGTCTCACGGGTGGGCGGGGTGCTCCCCGTCTCGGGTCTCCGGCCGTCCTGCTCCTGCTCCCGCTGTCTCAACAGGGCGGCCGCGGGGACCCCGACGGCGGCCGCGAATTCGGTGATCGCCGTTGCCGGCGGGAGGGCCTTTCCGTTGAGATAACGCTCCCAGGAGGACCGGCTGTAGGAAGTGCGTTTGGCCAATGCGCTGAGGGTCAGACCGCGGCGCATACGCAGGGAACGTAACTGCGCTGCCAGGGAACCGCGGTCTCCATGCAATTCATCCATATCATGCCTGTCTGTCATGAAATTGGGCTTCCTTGCGCTCAGGAATGGTGTGGACGGAGCCCCCATTCTTTCCCGAAGGGGCGGCCGAACACGAGCGGGCCGGCGCCCCGGGGCAGGGGCGCCGGCCCGCGAGGCCGTGCTGTGAGGCCGCCCCGTCACGGAGGGGCGGCCCTGTCGAGTGTCAGACGGCCGGGGCCGGGTACGTCGGGTACTCCACGCCGGAGACGTGCTGGACGACCCGGATGACCTGGCACGAGTAGCCGAACTCGTTGTCGTACCAGAGGTAGAGGATCGCGTTGTCGCCGTCGACCTTGGTGGCGCCCGCGTCGACGATCGAGGCGTGGCGCGAGCCGATGAAGTCGCTGGAGACCGCGTCGGGGGCGCTGATGAAGTCGATCTGGCGCTTGAGCGGCGAGGCCAGCGACACGTTGCGGAGGTAGTCGAGGACCTCCTCGCGGTTGGTCTCGCGGCCCAGGCGCAGGCTCAGGATGGCGATCGAGACGTCCGGCACCGGGACGCGGATGGAGCTGCCGGTGATCGGCGCGTCCAGGTCCGGGAGTGCCTTGGCGACGGCGGAGGCCGCACCGGTCTCGGTGATGACCATGTTGAGCGCCGCCGAGCGGCCGCGCCGGTCGGAGCTGTGGTAATTGTCCAGCAGGTTCTGGTCGTTGGTGTACGAGTGGACGGTCTCCACGTGGCCGCGCAGCACGCCGTACTCGTCCGCCATCGCCTTGAGCGGCGGGACGATCGCGTTGGTGGTGCAGGACGCGCAGGACAGGATCTGCTCGTCGTCCTTGATCGTGTCGTGGTTGACCCCGTGCACGATGTTGGGGACGTCGCCCTTGCCCGGCGCCGTCAGGACGACCTTGGCGATGCCCGGGCGCAGGTGGTTCGAGAGCCCCTCGCGGTCGCGCCACCGGCCGGTGTTGTCGATCAGGATGGCGTCCTTGATCCCGTACTCGGTGTAGTCCACCGACGTCGGGTCGTCCGAGTAGATCACCTTGATCTCGTTGCCGTTGGCGACGATCTTGCTGTTCGCCTCGTCGACGGTGATCGTGCCGGAGAACTGGCCGTGGATCGAGTCGCGCCGCAGCAGTGAGGCGCGCTTGACGATGTCCTGGCCGGAGCCCTTGCGTACGACGATGGCGCGCAGCCGCAGTCCGTTGCCGGAACCGGCCTTCTCGATGAGGAGACGGGCGATGAGGCGGCCGATGCGGCCGAAGCCGTAGAGGACGACATCCCGGGAGTCGCGGCGCTCGATCTTGTTGGCGCCGGTCGCCCCGGCGACGGCCTCGGCGGTGAACTCCTCCACCGTCAGACCGCGGTCGTCGGCGCGGAACGTCGCGGCCAGCATGCCTATGTCGATCTGGGAGGGGCCGAGGTCGAGTGTCGTCAGCGCCCGCAGGAACGGCATCGTCTCGGTGACGGAGAGTTCCTCACCGGCTATCTGCCGGGCGAAGCGGTGGGTCTTGAGGATGCTGACCACCGACTTGTTCACCAGGGAGCGGCTGTGCAGCAGGACGTTCACGTCCTGCTCGCGGTGCAGCTTCCCGATGATCGGGATCATCGACTCCGCGATCTCCTCGCGGTGCATCCAGTTGGTGAACGAGTCGTCATTGACAGTCACGTGTTTATCTTTCGAGCTAGGCGGCGCTCATATGGTAGCCGCCCCGGTCTGCTCATCCTTCAGGTGGTCCCGTCCGGAGATCCGGGACGCGGACGCTCCGGTGTCAATGCGGCGTAATCGGGCGCCCGTGCGAGAGGTCATACCAGAGCGGGACGGATGGCGGGCAAGTTCCACAACTGCCCGTCGCACACAGGTCGGTGGCGACTACCGTGTGTGCTCGGTGATCAACGGGGGGCTCCCGGCTTCGGGTCCGCCCGGCCGATGCCCCCAGCCCGACCGACCACCGTAGGTGCCACCGCATGAACGCCGACAGGAACGCCGATTCCTGGTGCCCCCTGTACCGAGGACGCTGATGTCTCAACTTCGCGCACCCGCCGCGCGACCGGACCGCCGTGAGGGCGGGCGGCACGGCCGCCCCGGCGCACGCACCCACTCGGCCCCGAGCAGGCCGCGCGCCGCTCAGCCGACCCCCGAGGGGCGCATACGCCCCCAGTTGTTGCGCACCGCCCTGCTCCCCACCATCGCAGCCCTGCTCAGCGGCGCGGCAGCCGTCATCTTCACCGTCCGGGACGGCGCCGTCGACCCGTCCCCGAGCCTGTGGGCCGCGCTCGGCGGATCGGCAGCCCTGGCCGTCGCCGCCGTCGCGGCCGCCTACCTCGGCGCCCACCGCGTGGCCGGTGCCGTGCTGGACAGGGCCCTGACGCTCCGCCGCGCCAGCGCCCAGGGCCAGGCCGAACTCCAGCGGGTGGTGGAGCAGCTCCGGGCCGGGGAACCCGTCGGCCCCCGGCGGCCCCCGCCGCCGCCCACCCCCGACGGCGACGCCTTCGACCTGCTCGCCCAGGAGATGGGACGGGCCCAGGACGCCGCGGTCACCGCCGTCGTCCAGGCCTCGCAGCTCTTCAGCTCCACCGGCAACGAACAGAAGGTCGAGGTCTTCGTCAACCTCGCCCGGCGGCTCCAGTCCCTGGTCCACCGCGAGATCCAGATCCTCGACGAGCTGGAGCACGAGGTCGAGGACCCCGACCTGCTCAAGGGCCTCTTCCACGTCGACCACCTGGCCACCCGCATCCGCCGCCACGCGGAGAACCTCGCCGTCCTCGGCGGGGCCGTCTCCCGGCGCCAGTGGAGCAACCCGGTCACCATGACCGAGGTGCTGCGCTCGGCCATCGCGGAGGTGGAGCAGTACCCCCGGGTCAAGCTGGTCCCCCCGATGGAGGGCACCCTGCGCGGCCACGCCGTCGCCGATGTGATCCACCTCCTGGCCGAACTGGTCGAGAACGCCACGGTGTTCTCCGCCCCCCACACCCAGGTCCTGCTGCGCGTCCAGCGCGTCACCGCCGGACTCGCGCTGGAGGTGGAGGACCGCGGCCTCGGGATGCCGGACCACGAGCAGAACCGGATGAACGCCCTCCTCTCCGACCCGGACCAAGTCAACGTCGCCCATCTCCTCCAGGACGGCCGGATCGGCCTGTTCGTCGTCTCCGCCCTGGCCCGCCGCCACGGCATCGCGGTCCGCCTCCAGAGCAACATCTACGGCGGCACCCAGGCGGTCCTCGTCCTGCCGCAGACCCTCCTCGGAGCCGACCCGGACACCGCGACAGCGCCCGGCGCCGCCCCCGTACCGCCGCCCGGAGCCGTACACCGGCCGCCCGCCGACGGTGGACGCACGGCCCCGCCCGCACCGCCGCAGGT
Proteins encoded in this window:
- a CDS encoding MBL fold metallo-hydrolase, whose product is MTGADYFVPFRTKLRSMRSEPFGADPAGARMQRILSSPNFADGVFQNPLGARTRPSGSGLEFAKVYFQKEQRIRRAPAGPVPVHATTLADLAAPPATGLRLTWMGHSSVLAEIDGRRVLFDPVWGDRCSPFPFAGPKRLHPVPVPLAALGSVDVVVISHDHYDHLDLPTIRALAGTDTVFAVPLGVGAHLERWGVAPARLRELDWNETAEVNGISLTATPARHFCGRGLRNNQHTLWASWAVSGPEHRIYHSGDTGYFPGFRDIGAEHGPFDATMIQIGAYSEYWPDIHMTPAEGMRAHLDLQGGRPHGVMLPIHWGTFNLAPHAWAEPGEWTKDAAEEAEQAAAFPRPGEPFEPAGTLPVEPWWRAVSAPMAAPQWRTAAPDAVPGGAPVARRDLDVAGER
- a CDS encoding PPOX class F420-dependent oxidoreductase, coding for MTSFEPAQEALLRLFGEHDGGVLVTLKRDGRPQLSNVNHAYYPDERVIRVSITEGRAKTRNLRRDPRASYHVTSDDRWAWTVADGTAELTPPAAERDDATVEALITLYRDVKGEHPDWEDYRRAMVEDGRVLLTLRIDHVYGQPRG
- a CDS encoding ATP-binding protein, with amino-acid sequence MSQLRAPAARPDRREGGRHGRPGARTHSAPSRPRAAQPTPEGRIRPQLLRTALLPTIAALLSGAAAVIFTVRDGAVDPSPSLWAALGGSAALAVAAVAAAYLGAHRVAGAVLDRALTLRRASAQGQAELQRVVEQLRAGEPVGPRRPPPPPTPDGDAFDLLAQEMGRAQDAAVTAVVQASQLFSSTGNEQKVEVFVNLARRLQSLVHREIQILDELEHEVEDPDLLKGLFHVDHLATRIRRHAENLAVLGGAVSRRQWSNPVTMTEVLRSAIAEVEQYPRVKLVPPMEGTLRGHAVADVIHLLAELVENATVFSAPHTQVLLRVQRVTAGLALEVEDRGLGMPDHEQNRMNALLSDPDQVNVAHLLQDGRIGLFVVSALARRHGIAVRLQSNIYGGTQAVLVLPQTLLGADPDTATAPGAAPVPPPGAVHRPPADGGRTAPPAPPQVQAAQPQAVPGPPAQAPAGHPRDAQAPGSHAHAAPESRAPGPRGEAPPLPLRAERVDRPAPPASAPDRPAPAAFTPEHTERPAPAAFTPERADHSAPAAFVPERVDRPTPPAARPELPKRANQESLVPQLREAPAPRVEDEHALHDPGLMAAFRRGVDLAEAQTAQEEGTGTGYGDAIGAPTALDAPLETLAPLPVRGTGEAPTPAGRPQTGHDTFLPGHAVPEPRKDTTFKE
- a CDS encoding helix-turn-helix domain-containing protein — its product is MGAPSTPFLSARKPNFMTDRHDMDELHGDRGSLAAQLRSLRMRRGLTLSALAKRTSYSRSSWERYLNGKALPPATAITEFAAAVGVPAAALLRQREQEQDGRRPETGSTPPTRETAAPDKDVPPETSGREGSAEAAPPVDKPPRSRAFGTRTTLVSTISACTALVAGILIGGWIFGGTEAEGQNREKAAGEPQCLEFECRDKDSQRTGCHIGAWTAAATWSGRTYIELRYSPRCRSAWARITDAHVDDTARVEGPRGARNERSVTYENDTYSPMVEAPYPASARACGVIRGEETCTSAGGPSPMPPALTDEREPARKPAPAESG
- a CDS encoding glyceraldehyde-3-phosphate dehydrogenase, with amino-acid sequence MTVNDDSFTNWMHREEIAESMIPIIGKLHREQDVNVLLHSRSLVNKSVVSILKTHRFARQIAGEELSVTETMPFLRALTTLDLGPSQIDIGMLAATFRADDRGLTVEEFTAEAVAGATGANKIERRDSRDVVLYGFGRIGRLIARLLIEKAGSGNGLRLRAIVVRKGSGQDIVKRASLLRRDSIHGQFSGTITVDEANSKIVANGNEIKVIYSDDPTSVDYTEYGIKDAILIDNTGRWRDREGLSNHLRPGIAKVVLTAPGKGDVPNIVHGVNHDTIKDDEQILSCASCTTNAIVPPLKAMADEYGVLRGHVETVHSYTNDQNLLDNYHSSDRRGRSAALNMVITETGAASAVAKALPDLDAPITGSSIRVPVPDVSIAILSLRLGRETNREEVLDYLRNVSLASPLKRQIDFISAPDAVSSDFIGSRHASIVDAGATKVDGDNAILYLWYDNEFGYSCQVIRVVQHVSGVEYPTYPAPAV